The following coding sequences lie in one Cryptococcus gattii WM276 chromosome L, complete sequence genomic window:
- a CDS encoding Dihydroxyacetone synthase (DHAS) (Formaldehyde transketolase), putative (similar to TIGR gene model, INSD accession AAW43392.1), with the protein MTVIQNTNGHGELSREARTTNKVVPEKEEQLVLNTIRCLAADLCQQYKGGHPGTVMGASAIGVALWRYEMRYNPLNPEWFNRDRFVLSAGHACLFQYIFLHLSGYEAWTLDQIKMYHSPATSGSMAAGHPEIEYPGIEVTTGPLGQGISNAVGMAIASKQLAATYNREGLDIVDNKIWCFTGDGCLQEGVGQEAISLAGHLGLDNLILVYDNNAVTVDGRIDNCFTENTSKKLEAQGWNVIDVYDGSNDLAAILEGLDKAKHFKGKPSLVNIRTVIGYSSRKANTGPAHGQALGDDEVAYVKIQLEFDPAVKFVIPDKAYEYFAECKIKGARANEEWDKKFEAYSKAFPDLYKQLINRMNGTFAPDGWETLLPAKKDLPQGEQPTRKSSGIVVQTLVPKNNTFVAGSADLLESTFVNFNGQVEFQNPASGLGDYTGRQIRFGIREFAMVGLGNGIAAYHKGMFIPIMSTFFMFWIYAAPAARMAALQQLRFIGIATHDSIGIGEDGPTHQPIALAAFYRALPNINLIRPADAEECMGMWLLALSEQSANTPSIFALSRQPVPLLSGTDRAKVAQGAYVVYGDDKNPDITIIATGAEVARAIESAKLLKSVKKVRVVSMPSQKHFDNQTAEYKESVLKSSVALVIAIEAWASYGWARYAHASLSMHTFGHSAPQQQLYEHFGFSPKAMAEKIDEWAAKWQTKGGRPGLGDFEELLLGYTQH; encoded by the exons ATGACGGTCATCCAAAACACAAATGGGCATGGAGAGCTGAGCAGAGAGGCTCGAACAACCAACAAGGTAGTTCCT gaaaaagaagagcaaTTGGTGCTGAACACGATACGATGTCTTGCAGCAGACTTGTGTCAGCAG TACAAAGGTGGTCATCCCGGTACGGTCATGGGAGCTTCAGCCATAGGGGTTGCCTTGTGGAGATATGAGATGAGATACAACCCTCTAAATCCCGAGTGGTTCAATCGAGACC GCTTCGTCCTTTCGGCTGGACATGCTTGCCTTTTCCAATACATtttccttcatctttccGGCTACGAAGCTTGGACATTGGACCAAATCAAGATGTATCACTCCCCTGCGACTTCAGGATCAATGGCAGCGGGACACCCTGAGATTGAATACCCAG GTATCGAGGTGACGACTGGACCCCTCGGACAGGGTATCTCCAACGCAGTCGGAATGGCAATTGCATCAAAGCAGCTTGCGGCCACATACAACAGGGAAGGACTGGATATAGTGGACAATAAGATCTGGTGTTTCACCGGTGACGGCTGTTTACAAGAAGGTGTTGGCCAGGAGG CTATTTCGCTGGCAGGGCATTTGGGATTGGATAATTTGATTCTGGTATACGACAACAATGCTGTCACGGTAGACGGCCGAATCGACAACTGTTTTACCGAGAACACTTCGAAGAAGCTCGAAGCTCAAGGCTGGAATGTCATTGACGTCTACGATGGCTCGAACGAC CTTGCCGCAATTCTAGAAGGGCTTGACAAAGCCAAGCACTTCAAAGGGAAACCGAGTCTGGTTAACATACGTACCGTAATTGGGTACTCCTCACGAAAGGCCAACACTGGACCAGCTCACGGTCAAGCTTTGGGAGATGACGAAGTGGCATACGTCAAAATTCAACTTGAATTCGATCCTGCGGTGAAATTCGTTATTCCCGACAAGGCATACGAGTATTTTGCCGAGTGCAAAATCAAGGGTGCAAGAGCAAATGAAGAGTGGGACAAAAAATTCGAAGCCTATTCGAAGGCTTTTCCGGACTTGTATAAACAGCTTATTAATCGAATGAACGGTACATTTGCTCCAGATGGTTGGGAAACTTTGTTACCAGCCAAAAAGGACCTTCCGCAAGGAGAGCAGCCTACCAGGAAGTCAAGTGGAATCGTAGTTCAAACGTTGGTGCCCAAGAACAACACCTTCGTCGCTGGCTCGGCGGATCTCCTCGAATCCACCTTTGTCAATTTCAATGGCCAAGTAGAATTCCAGAAC CCTGCTTCGGGACTTGGGGACTACACTGGCAGACAAATCCGTTTCGGTATTAGAGAGTTTGCGATGGTGGGTTTGGGTAACGGTATCGCAGCGTATCACAAGGGAATGTTCATCCC TATCATGTCTACTTTCTTCATGTTCTGGATCTATGCCGCCCCAGCCGCCCGAATGGCCGCCTTACAACAACTGCGATTCATCGGAATTGCCACCCATGATTCCATCGGTATTGGGGAAGATG GTCCTACTCATCAACCCATCGCTCTGGCTGCTTTCTACAGAGCCCTACCGAACATCAACCTTATCCGACCCGCCGACGCAGAGGAATGTATGGGAATGTGGCTCTTGGCTCTATCGGAGCAATCAGCAAACACCCCCAGCATTTTCGCATTGTCTCGGCAACCGGTGCCTCTTCTTTCTGGAACTGACCGTGCAAAGGTCGCACAAGGTGCTTATGTTGTTTACGGTGATGACAAAAACCCGGATATAACAATAATCGCAACCGGTGCTGAAGTCGCTCGCGCAATCGAGTCAGCCAAGCTGCTGAAATCGGTCAAGAAGGTCCGAGTGGTCTCGATGCCTTCCCAAAAACACTTCGACAATCAAACTGCAGAATACAAAGAATCAGTCCTAAAGAGCTCCGTCGCCCTCGTGATCGCAATTGAGGCATGGGCTTCTTACGGTTGGGCTCGATACGCACATGCTTCGTTGTCCATGCACACATTC GGTCACTCCGCACCCCAACAGCAGCTGTACGAGCATTTCGGATTCTCCCCGAAAGCCATGGCAGAGAAGATTGATGAATGGGCGGCAAAGTGGCAAACTAAAGGAGGCCGACCAGGACTTGGTGATTTCGAAGAGCTGTTGCTGGGCTACACGCAGCACTGA
- a CDS encoding Myo-inositol transporter 1, putative (similar to TIGR gene model, INSD accession AAW43391.1) codes for MKSQFNIFGRGFPLRLAITISCQLAFVLFGYDQGVFSGIVGNERFLDTFGHPDAGLEGIIVSIYNLGCFSGCILAFFICEKLGRRRSMWLAMSFIVVGAILQTTAFSVPHMMVARYITGIGTGIETSTVPTYQSELCEAEKRGRLVSSEPLFVGVGIEIAYWFDYGMNFKGGAIAWRLPIAFQIVFALVVVLLVFGLPESPRYLYAHGRSEEALQVLCDVYDCAPDDPKILQEQGEILQALQLEQEHGEYKWSQLFKKDEVQTGRRVLLAYGAMFMQQVSGINLVVYYVTTVLQVNVGLDRNLSLILGGAINAMFLIGSFLPALYLDQMGRRRPMMWGSFGCALSMLMIAILLSFADKGASLAHATSSASVAFFFLYMLIFGATGNCVPWAYVPEILPLHVRAKGTAIGISANWLWNFFVVMITPTIINNLKWKAYLIFMATNLIFVPTVYFFYPETSNLSLEEIDYLFLEKNAVKASLDPSARESAKAAAMDASVPQMNDDEKALNEHVENL; via the exons ATGAAGTCACAATTCAACATTTTCGGACGTGGCTTTCCACTCCGACTTGCCATCACCATCTCTTGTCAGCTCGCCTTTGTTCTCTTCGGCTATGATCAAGGTGTGTTCTCGGGCATCGTTGGTAATGAACGATTCTTGGACACCTTTGGTCATCCAGACGCGGGACTGGAGGGCATTATCGTGTCGATCTATAATTTGGGGTGTTTTTCTGGATGCATCCTGGCTTTTTTCATCTGCGAGAAGCTAGGCAGGCGGCGCAGCATGTGGCTTGCTATGTCATTCATTGTC GTAGGCGCAATATTGCAGACCACCGCGTTCTCTGTCCCACACATGATGGTAGCGCGATACATAACTGGTATCGGTACCGGCATAGAGACATCCACTGTCCCAACATATCAATCCGAGCTCTGTGAAGCCGAAAAGCGTGGAAGATTGGTCTCCAGCGAGCCCTTATTTGTCGGTGTTGGAATCGAGATTGCGTACTGGTTCGATTATGGTATGAACTTCAAAGGTGGAGCGATTGCATGGAGGCTGCCGATCGCTTTCCAGATTGTCTTCGCCTTG GTTGTCGTGTTGCTTGTATTTGGACTTCCGGAATCGCCGCGATACCTATATGCACATGGTCGATCCGAAGAGGCGCTTCAGGTCTTATGTGACGTGTACGACTGTGCGCCTGACGATCCCAAGATTCTTCAAGAACAGGGCGAGATTCTGCAAGCACTTCAACTCGAACAAGAGCATGGCGAGTATAAATGGAGTCAGCTCTTCAAGAAAGATGAAGTGCAGACCGGTCGACGAGTCTTACTCGCCTATGGCGCGATGTTCATGCAGCAAGTTTCGGGTATCAACCTTGTCGT TTACTACGTAACAACCGTTCTTCAAGTAAACGTTGGACTTGACCGTAACCTGTCACTTATCCTTGGAGGTGCGATCAACGCCATGTTCTTAATAGGCTCTTTCTTGCCCGCCCTCTACCTAGATCAGATGGGTCGTCGCCGACCCATGATGTGGGGCAGTTTCGGTTGCGCCCTGTCTATGTTGATGATAGCAATACTACTGAGCTTTGCGGACAAAGGCGCGTCACTGGCACACGCCACGAGTAGCGCCAGCGTAGCatttttcttcttg TACATGCTCATCTTTGGCGCGACTGGCAACTGTGTTCCATGGGCGTATGTCCCGGAAATTTTACCCTTGCATGTCAGGGCCAAAGGTACTGCCATCGGGATCTCCGCAAACTGGCTTTG GAACTTTTTCGTTGTCATGATCACTCCAACTATCATCAACAACCTTAAGTGGAAGGCATATCTAATCTTCATGGC GACCAATTTAATTTTCGTTCCAACGGTGTACTTCTTCTACCCCGAAACATCGAACCTTTCTCTTGAGGAAATTGACTACCTGTTCCTTGAAAAGAATGCCGTCAAGGCATCTCTTGATCCGTCGGCTCGGGAGTCCGCGAAAGCTGCAGCCATGGACGCTTCTGTACCGCAAATGAACGACGATGAGAAGGCGCTCAACGAACACGTGGAGAATCTCTAG
- a CDS encoding Sorbitol dehydrogenase (L-iditol 2-dehydrogenase), putative (similar to SGTC gene model, INSD accession EAL18040.1) gives MSPVAFDEVSSVAPNDAGLIINKGNASNAVEHIIDTNVLSRPNLALWVTKDHRIYQTEEAFPSCQPTECIVHVKATGICGSEIHFWKSGRIGDCCVTHDIILGHESSGQIVKVGSEVQNFKIGDRVSIEPGVSCWECNMCLRGRYNLCPKVKFSGTPPSDGTMRRFVAHPARFLHKMPDSMTYAQGALIEPLSVAYNAVVRAKPYLGQPVVICGAGPIGLAMALCARAAGASPICITDLEQNRLDQAKALGFDRTVKIDLGWDRLRTAEQIRRVMGVGCIPQIAFECTGAASSINAACYLVYQALEDGGTLLQVGCGKPEVELPLMAMGFREVNIVTSFRYQQSWPVVIRLVSEGVLGDVTRLITHTFPMEKTIDAFETCADRSTLAIKVQIVDE, from the exons ATGTCTCCAGTCGCATTCGACGAAGTCTCCTCGGTCGCGCCCAACGACGCGGgcctcatcatcaacaagGGCAACGCCAGTAATGCGGTCGAGCACATCATTGATACCAATGTCCTCTCGCGCCCAAATCTCGCTTTGTGGGTGACGAAGGACCACAGGATTTACCAGACTGAGGAGGCATTTCCATCTTGTCAACCCACCGAGTGTATCGTGCATGTT AAAGCGACAGGTATCTGCGGCTC AGAGATACACTTCTGGAAGAGCGGACGGATTGGCGACTGCTGCGTTACACATGACATCATCCTGGGTCACGAGTCTAGTGGTCAGATTGTCAAAGTTGGCTCCGAAGTGCAGAACTTTAAAATAGGAGACAGGGTATCTATCGAGCCTGGAGTCTCGTGCTGGGAGTGTAACATGTGTCTGAGAGGTAGATACAACCTCTGTCCCAAGGTCAA GTTCTCCGGTACACCCCCTTCGGACGGAACTATGAGGCGATTCGTCGCGCACCCCGCTCGATTCCTGCACAA GATGCCGGATTCCATGACTTACGCACAAGGAGCATTGATCGAGCCTCTCTCCGTCGCCTACAACGCCGTCGTCCGAGCCAAGCCATATCTCGGTCAACCAGTCGTCATTTGCGGCGCAGGGCCTATCGGTTTGGCCATGGCTCTTTGTGCCCGAGCAGCTGGAGCTTCACCTATTTGTATAACCGACTTGGAGCAAAACCGTTTAGACCAAGCCAAAGCACTTGGGTTTGACAGGACTGTGAAGATCGACCTGGGCTGGGACCGACTGCGTACTGCAGAGCAGATTCGCAGAGTTATGGGGGTTGGCTGCATCCCCCAAATCGCATTTGAGTGCACTGGTGCTGCCTCTAGTATCAACGCTGCGTGCTAT CTCGTTTATCAGGCTTTGGAGGACGGTGGTACCCTCTTGCAAGTCGGGTGCGGCAAGCCCGAGGTGGAGCTGCCATTGATGGCAATGGGTTTCAGAGAG GTCAACATCGTCACTTCTTTCCGCTACCAACAATCTTGGCCAGTTGTCATCCGATTGGTCTCAGAAGGAGTGCTCGGCGACGTTACGCGACTTATAACCCACACTTTCCCAATGGAGAAGACTATTGATGCCTTTGAGACTTGCGCGGACAGAAGTACATTGGCTATCAAAGTGCAGATTGTTGACGAGTAA
- a CDS encoding Lactose permease, putative (similar to TIGR gene model, INSD accession AAW43738.1), with amino-acid sequence MSTKFSDLPNNTASKWWRDPGMRKSFVHIITLYTAVYSLGYDGSLLNGLQALTEWNTDFDTPTGTRLGLIAASYYLPKIPLTFVIAWMVDRYGRKIGLYCGALFMFVGALLGGFCQSTAQLVGSRVLLGVGTASAQVTAAALVPELAHPRIRHHAGGFLNTTYYIGSIFAAWLTFAMVYYPGTSSWSWRVPTLVQGFGPFLLGLGAYFIPQSPRWLVKKGRVDEAHQILATYHANGKMDDELVLLEMREIKSSVELEKIAGSASWLAWFHSKGNFRRFFVIIILGTATQWVGNGVAQYYLVPVLKTVGVTKPAQTTGVNGGLAIWNWFISMSGASLVERFGRRPLFLTSIIGMFFSFVMILGLAGGYNSTHHSTTGIAMIPFIFIFMGFYSLALTPLPMLYVPEICPLALRAKAAALLLLAQNCAQSFNQFANPVALSAISWRYYAVYVAVDAIYIALFWLMIRETKGLTTEEAAVVYDPDDVKKAKMEAERRIHQDAIKVIHVEHMEKEGGFEEELKA; translated from the exons ATGTCTACAAAATTCTCTGATCTACCCAACAACACTGCCTCGAAATGGTGGAGGGACCCAGGTATGAGGAAGA GCTTCGTCCATATCATTACCCTCTATACCGCCGT CTACTCTCTAGGATATGACGGGTCCCTTCTCAACGGTCTTCAAGCCCTCACTGAGTGGAACACAGACTTC GACACCCCTACCGGAACTCGGCTTGGTTTGATTGCTGCCAGCTACTACCT GCCCAAGATCCCTCTCACGTTCGTCATTGCTTGGATGGTTGATCGATACGGCCGAAAGATCGGACTT TACTGTGGCGCCCTCTTTATGTTTGTTGGGGCTCTCTTGGGAGGTTTCTGTCAATCCACTGCTCAGCTTGTGGGCTCTCGTGTTCTTTTGGGTGTGGGAACTGCTTCTGCCC AGGTGACGGCTGCTGCTCTTGTTCCTGAACTTGCTCATCCTCGTATCCGGCATCATGCTGGTGGTTTCCTTAACACGACTTACTAC ATCGGCTCCATCTTCGCCGCTTGGCTCACTTTTGCGATGGTTTACTACCCGGGGACTAGCTCATGGTCTTGGCGAGTGCCAACTCTTGTCCAAGGTTTTGGTCCCTTTCTTCTTGGTCTAGGAGCATACTTCATCCCACAATCGCCTCGATGGCTCGTCAAGAAGGGGCGCGTTGACGAGGCGCACCAGATTTTGGCGACTTACCA CGCCAATGGCAAGATGGATGACGAACTTGTCCTCCTCGAGATGCGAGAGATCAAATCTTCCGTTGAACTTGAGAAAATAGCTGGATCTGCTTCATGGCTCGCTTGGTTCCACTCCAAAGGCAACTTCCGGAGGTTCtttgtcatcatcatcctcggAACGGCAACGCAGTGGGTCGGTAACGGCGTCGCGCAATACTACTTGGTTCCTGTGCTCAAGACTGTGGGCGTCACCAAGCCCGCTCAGACCACAGGCGTCAACGGAGGACTGGCGATATGGAATTGGTTCATCTCTATGAGTGGAGCCAGTCTAGTGGAGAGGTTCGGACGAAGACCCTTGTTCTTGACTTCAATCATTGGCATGTTCTTCTCGTTCGTTATGATCCTCGGTCTTGCAGGTGGTTACAACTCCACCCACCATTCCACAACCGGTATTGCAATGATCCCGTTCATCTTCATTTTCATGGGCTTTTACTCCCTCGCCCTCACCCCTCTTCCAATGCTCTATGTCCCCGAGATCTGCCCACTCGCTCTCCGAGCCAAAGCTGCTGCACTGCTGTTGCTAGCCCAGAACTGCGCGCAGTCCTTTAACCAGTTTGCCAACCCGGTCGCCCTCAGCGCCATCAGCTGGAGATACTATGCCGTCTACGTTGCGGTCGACGCGATCTACATCGCCCTCTTCTGGCTCATGATACGCGAGACTAAAGGTCTTACcacagaagaagctgctgttGTGTATGATCCCGATGATGTCAAGAAGGCCAAAATGGAGGCCGAGAGAAGGATACACCAGGATGCTATAAAGGTGATTCATGTGGAACAtatggagaaggagggggGTTTTGAGGAGGAGTTAAAGGCGTAG
- a CDS encoding Beta-glucosidase precursor (Gentiobiase) (Cellobiase) (Beta-D-glucoside glucohydrolase) (similar to SGTC gene model, INSD accession EAL20597.1) — translation MTKMAIIDPEAVLKELSSEEKIALLSGDDMWHTVAVPRLGVPRVRQNGVRGTAWTNGATASCFPSSTGLAASMDVDLARRIGEALGEECRARGVHCLLGPTTNCQRHPCAGRGFESFSEDPHLCGHMALAWIEGVQSKKVMTNFLGNEQEYLRRSNNSVIDERTMHEIYLEPFRIQCKARPAVFMTSYNRVNGLHAAEHPFLLRKILRGDFEFQGMIMSDWSGTYSSSEAVQASLDLEMPGPTLMRGPSLERDIISGKLVPADIDECALRVLHYVQEAQQSGIDFEKVEETIDTPNVRALLREAADSAVVLLKNDKDVLPISSPSGKKIAVIGPNAKTACYAGGGSANLAPTYLVTPLEAITTHAHKVGAKVGYTIGSDNSRWTPLLTPFIHHPTMGKDAGPGVQCDFYIQNPWENKVKPIFSKYNNSAFSYFIDGIPKEVPVRGYVSLKTIFTPDESGIWEFGLGVAGQADLFIDGKKIIDNSTDQKEGLLFFNTGAEERTGELNVEAGKLYDLEVRFSNFKQLNAMSPYTGRRGGIRIGGRKKRDFQAEIENAVKLATESDVVILCIGTNSEWESEAYDREDMKLPPGTDELVRAVLSSKPETIVVNQSGMPVEFPWLDDVSTIVQAFFGGNECGTAIADVVFGVVNPSGKLPITWPRVLEDYPSHEGFGHPIDTIYSEGLGVGYRYFDRRDHPKSAFPFGHGLSYTSFTLSVRSELSVKPEIFGAKATFTLTNTGEIDGAEVAQVYIHDLAPTIERPEHELAGFMKVYLRPGESKVVSVNLDHKAFSFYSVHEKCWIGRKGDYEIRIGTSSTFIHLSKPVHVAKSFRWIGLQEPEVYEPAWT, via the exons ATGACGAAGATGGCTATCATCGATCCTGAGGCAGTACTCAAGGAGCTCTCAAGCGAAGAGAAGATCGCGCTCTTGAGCGGGGATGACATGTGGCATACGGTAGCGGTACCAAGGCTTGGTGTGCCTCGAGTGCGA CAGAACGGAGTCAGAGGGACAGCCT GGACGAATGGCGCAACTGCATCATGCTTCCCTTCATCCACTGGCCTGGCGGCGTCTATGGACGTTGATCTTGCCCGTCGTATTGGTGAAGCCTTAGGAGAGGAATGTCGAGCCCGTGGGGTGCACTGTTTGTTAGGTCCCACTACGAACTGTCAGAGGCATCCTTGTGCTGGAAGGGGGTTTGAGTCGTTTAGCGAAG ATCCTCATCTTTGTGGTCACATGGCGTTGGCATGGATAGAAGGTGTACAGTCCAAAAAGGTCATGACCA ATTTCCTCGGCAACGAACAAGAATACCTGCGAAGGAGCAACAACTCTGTCATTGATGAAAGGACGATGCATGAAATCTACCTTGAGCCCTTCAGGATACAATGCAAGGCGCGACCTGCCGTCTTT ATGACAAGTTACAATCGAGTAAATGGTCTGCACGCGGCTGAACACCCTTTCTTACTGCGCAAGATCCTCCGAGGCGACTTCGAGTTCCAGGGCATGATCATGTCCGATTGGAGTGGGACgtactcttcttcagagGCTGTCCAGGCGTCTTTGGACCTTGAGATGCCCGGCCCTACTTTGATGAGGGGTCCAAGTTTGGAAAGGGATATCATTAGCGGCAAACTCGTCCCTGCCGATATAGACGAGTGTGCTTTGAGG GTCCTGCACTATGTTCAAGAAGCTCAGCAGTCGGGTATCGACTTTGAAAAAGTCGAAGAAACTATCGATACGCCCAATGTCCGAGCATTACTGCGCGAAGCAGCCGATTCTGCCGTAGTTCTCCTAAAAAATGACAAAGATGTCTTGCCGATCTCTTCTCCCAGCGGCAAGAAGATAGCTGTCATCGGCCCCAATGCCAAAACAGCTTGTTATGCAGGTGGGGGAAGTGCTAACCTTGCTCCAACGTACCTGGTTACTCCTTTAGAGGCGATCACCACGCATGCCCACAAAGTGGGGGCAAAAGTAGGATATACGATCGGATCCGATAACTCGAGATGGACGCCGCTTTTGACACCTTTCATTCATCATCCCACGATGGGTAAAGATGCCGGACCTGGGGTTCAGTGCGATTTCTACATCCAAAA CCCATGGGAGAACAAGGTTAAACCTATCTTCTCAAAGTATAACAACTCGGCATTCTCATACTTCATCGATGGTATACCGAAAGAAGTACCTGTCAGAGGATATGTATCT CTCAAGACAATCTTCACCCCCGACGAAAGCGGGATT TGGGAATTTGGTCTGGGCGTAGCTGGACAGGCCGATTTGTTCATTGACGGAAAGAAAATCATCGATAACTCCACTGATCAGAAAGAGGGATTGCTTTTT TTCAACACAGGCGCCGAAGAGCGTACAGGTGAGCTCAATGTTGAAGCTGGAAAATTATACGACCTCGAAGTCCGATTCTCCAATTTCAAACAGCTAAATGCGATGTCTCCCTAT ACCGGCCGTCGAGGTGGAATTCGAATCGGTGGAAGAAAAAAGCGCGATTTCCAAGCAGAGATTGAGAATGCTGTCAAGCTCGCTACTGAATCTGATG TCGTCATTCTCTGTATTGGTACGAACTCAGAGTGGGAGTCTGAAGCCTATGACCGAGAAGATATGAAGCTTCCGCCAGGTACCGACGAGCTCGTGCGGGCCGTGCTCTCGTCGAAGCCAGAGACGATCGTAGTCAACCAGTCCGGTATGCCAGTCGAGTTCCCCTGGCTTGACGATGTGTCAACTATTGTTCAAGCCTTCTTTGGAGGAAATGAATGTGGCACAGCCATCGCCGATGTTGTCTTCGGCGTTGTCAATCCAAGTGGCAAACTACCAATCACCTGGCCCAGGGTATTGGAGGATTACCCAAGTCATGAAGGGTTCGGACACCCGATTGATACCATTTATTCGGAAGGGCTGGGGGTTGGGTACAGGTATTTTGACAGAAGAGATCATCCTAAGAGCGCTTTTCCTTTCGGACATGGGTTGAGCTATACCTCTTTCACCCTCAG TGTGAGAAGCGAATTATCTGTTAAACCCGAGATTTTCGGTGCCAAAGCGACTTTCACCCTCACCAACACCGGTGAAATTGACGGCGCAGAAGTGGCTCAAGTCTACATCCACGATCTTGCACCGACAATCGAAAGGCCAGAACATGAACTAGCAGGATTCATGAAAGTGTACTTAAGACCCGGAGAATCGAAGGTGGTCTCCGTTAATCTTGAT CACAAAGCATTTTCATTCTACAGCGTCCATGAGAAGTGCTGGATCGGCAGGAAGGGGGATTACGAAATTAGGATTGGGACGTCTTCTACTTTCATCCATCTTTCGAAACCTGTTCATGTTGCTAAGTCTTTCAGGTGGATAGGTTTACAAGAACCTGAGGTATATGAGCCAGCCTGGACCTAG
- a CDS encoding Hypothetical Protein (similar to TIGR gene model, INSD accession AAW43736.1) — MSAQPTAKPLTPIPKRINSCDACRSRKIRCERLFQTEASRSGPSVGQLSPPPCRQCADLGIECTTTWRPKRRGPPNEYLKKRMASDIGNQSHLALIPVPMTTTPPLPGNACSSPVVHSHSPLHHRAPVSPFSALPISRQPYSLEDIIGRDVAMGIFALFFDYVHPLTPCLHQPTFLLEIETRRDEKDPVFLALVLSVLASAMVQIPKPLLPTINSCPGRELAGHCYQASRFVSLNTYDPPTIEMVILRFLDSVYHIVSGRLGAHVLLLCNLHRANVDVEMIDPISAEVRRRMFGLLFTSDKAAACLRNRPIFLPSEDCDTLMPKEVDDEYITRTEYRTFPVYETSRIAGFKIIGETLSLQSTVRRQSPLTPEDILARLRRVEAISEDLAKVVADIPAALRLTETPAPLQIPTSSQDWGQDIFAQLDLYFAQPESSRSIAKESFLVLKGNIYVTHALARFVLIRCRDEIMAQTTLLRGFTRTATERILTYSYDTQDRDETVIVDLLKALHSIPIQNLAVNGPSLVNKVRYVAISLLDALDANNPVSPEGAYLLDFLDILSEIEQTL; from the exons ATGTCCGCGCAACCCACAGCAAAGCCCTTAACCCCGATTCCGAAGAGGATCAACA GCTGCGATGCCTGTCGCTCTAGGAAGATCCGGTGTGAACGGCTCTTTCAGACAGAGGCTTCACGATCAGGACCTTCTGTAGGACAGCTGTCTCCACCGCCGTGTCGA CAATGCGCCGACTTGGGTATTGAATGTACTACCACTTGGAGACCTAAAAGG CGGGGACCCCCAAATGAGTATTTAAA AAAGCGCATGGCCTCTGATATAGGTAATCAATCGCATTTGGCCCTGATCCCGGTACCGATGACTACTACACCTCCTCTCCCCGGCAACGCCTGTTCATCGCCAGTAGTACATTCGCATTCTCCCCTGCATCACCGCGCCCCTGTTTCTCCATTTTCTGCCCTGCCAATTAGTCGGCAACCCTACTCGCTGGAAGATATCATTGGAAGAGATGTGGCAATGGGCATATTTGCGCTCTTCTTCGACTAC GTACATCCCTTGACGCCCTGCTTGCACCAACCCACATTTCTACTGGAGATAGAAACTAGGAGAGACGAGAAAGACCCGGTGTTCTTGGCTTTAGTGTTGAGCGTGTTAGCTTCTGCCATGGTTCAG ATACCCAAACCCTTGTTGCCCACTATCAATTCTTGCCCGGGGAGAGAATTGGCAGGCCATTGCTATCAAGCTTCCCGATTTGTCTCGCTGAACACCTATGATCCGCCGACAATTGAGATGGTCATCCTGAGATTCCTCGATTCGGTGTATCACATTGTATCAGGTCGACTAGGCGCTCACG TGCTCCTGCTCTGCAACCTCCACCGTGCCAATGTTGACGTTGAGATGATAGATCCAATAAGTGCCGAAGTCCGAAGACGGATGTTTGGCTTGTTATTCACGTCTGACAAGGCTGC AGCTTGCTTGAGAAATCGGCCCATATTCCTCCCGTCGGAAGACTGCGACACGCTCATGCCGAAAGAAGT GGACGACGAGTACATCACTCGTACAGAATATCGTACTTTTCCAGTCTATGAGACGTCCAGGATTGCGGGATTCAA GATCATCGGAGAAACTCTTTCACTACAGAGTACCGTCCGACGTCAGTCTCCGCTTACGCCGGAGGACATACTAGCCAGACTCAGACGAGTCGAAGCCATCTCCGAGGACCTTGCCAAGGTCGTGGCGGACATCCCTGCAGCTCTGAGGTTGACAGAAACTCCAGCTCCCTTGCAGATACC AACCAGTTCTCAGGATTGGGGTCAAGATATCTTCGCACAGTTGGATTTGTACTTTGCCCAACCTGAATCGTCTCGATCAATCGCGAAAGAATCGTTTTTGGTGCTCAAAGGAAATATATACGTCACACACGCTTTGGCAAGATTCGTGCTCAT CCGCTGTAGGGATGAGATTATGGCGCAAACAACTTTGCTGAGAGGCTTTACTCGGACTG CTACGGAGAGGATCCTGACATACTCGTACGATACTCAGGATCGAGATGAGACCGTAATTGTAGATCTGCTCAAGGCGTTACACAG TATACCAATACAAAAT CTCGCAGTCAATGGACCGTCACTAGTCAACAAGGTCCGATATGTCGCTATATCCCTCTTGGACGCTTTGGATGCCAACAACCCCGTCAGCCCAGAGGGGGCGTACTTGCTTGATTTCTTAGACATCTTATCGGAGATTGAACAG ACTCTATAG